A window of the Lactuca sativa cultivar Salinas chromosome 5, Lsat_Salinas_v11, whole genome shotgun sequence genome harbors these coding sequences:
- the LOC128126171 gene encoding uncharacterized protein LOC128126171, producing the protein MYKCVSAQSNVMADYGKLSPIGPRVLSAEQQAALDALEQPANRGKRVTKKEKEYAKEGKPKSSKQKSGEGQSSQSKPKKIKKMANQPKENSPPGPDPVDDQDEEEENPHVSPQESNPPRSPTPPESPKQVLIPTPPPSPKTTKVPTPPLSPKTTKVPTPPPSPKQKALLSAPTDIPPILTETTSLPTSSLITSVFVSTIPLSTPLITE; encoded by the coding sequence ATGTACAAGTGTGTTTCGGCACAAAGCAATGTTATGGCAGATTATGGGAAACTATCTCCCATTGGACCAAGAGTTTTGTCTGCAGAACAACAAGCTGCATTGGATGCTTTGGAGCAGCCGGCTAACAGGGGAAAACGAGTAACAAAGAAAGAGAAAGAGTATGCTAAGGAGGGTAAGCCAAAGTCTTCCAAACAAAAGTCTGGTGAAGGACAATCTTCTCAATCGAAACCGAAAAAGATAAAGAAGATGGCCAACCAACCCAAGGAGAACTCTCCTCCAGGACCAGATCCTGTTGATGAtcaagatgaagaagaggagaaTCCTCATGTCTCACCCCAAGAGTCCAATCCTCCAAGATCTCCAACTCCACCAGAATCTCCTAAACAGGTCCTCATTCCAACCCCACCTCCATCTCCAAAAACTACCAAAGTTCCAACCCCACCCCTATCTCCAAAAACTACCAAAGTTCCAACTCCACCTCCATCACCGAAACAGAAAGCTCTACTTTCTGCTCCTACTGATATTCCACCCATTCTTACAGAAACAACATCTTTACCCACCTCATCCCTAATTACCTCTGTTTTTGTCTCTACTATACCCTTATCCACTCCTCTTATAACCGAATAA